taatataAAGCAGTTCACGGATGTGCAATAattgtaatacataatttcaGTACAACTAATCCTTGATTTATAATCgttactgttttattttttatttactattttacttttgcaCAGTACTGTCTTAACacaattcttttattcgtATTATAAAGCAGTTCACGGATGTGCAATAattgtaatacataatttcaGTACACCTAATCCTTGATTTATAATCGTTACTGTTTTATACGATTTTACTTTTGCACGGTACTGTCTTAACACAATTTCGCTTTTGaacgattttcaaaattaagaaGTGCACGCTGTGTATATACTTATACagtcaatttttaatactgtttgttTGTTAACACTGACATCAAATCTAAGAAAGGGAATTATCCTTTTtggttataaaaatttttatacatattaattacgtcaataatttgtgtttttcgtaaacaaaaatttaaaaaatttgtatttaatagcTGATGATAAATACTTGTAGTTTTTGTAgcatttttatgattttattaaaatttaatgggTTTTACCATGTCGacagaaaattagaaattagaaaattagaaaattagaaaattagaaaattagaaaattagaaaattagaaaattagaaaattagaaaattagaaaattagaaaattagaaaacaaaatgacaattgaaaaaaattcatatatatagaaatcaatattaaaattgtaaaatgcaGCTTtgaaaaactatgtaaaaatgtttcaatatgtataacaattttaaatgaaaaaaatataaataaaaagtttcagtATTGCTTGATGTTATGGGAAAGTCTTGTTTCCATATTCCTTACAATTGCCACAAAAGAATTGTGGAAAGTCggttatttttcaatcgtttacATGAGAACACTCCGTtaaattagttaaaaaaaaaaaataataattacatggATATTAGTATGGTGACTCAATCatataatgatattaattgCTACAGTTACAGTAATTGATTATTCTAGTTATAAATTAGTGATGGTACCTCCGTGGGTCCTGCATACAACATTGGACTTGGAAAAATGGCGAGAATGGTATCTTGGTGCAATATACCTTCCTCGAGAACACTTTGGTGCTGCTTTATCCTTACTGGTAACGGCACATCATCCTCTTTCGTCCATCCTCCCAAAGGATGCAGTAATAGAACTGGTTTTTTAAAGCCACGTTTCTCCAGAAGATATTTCCTCGTGTCCTAATATTAAttcgcgataaattaaaatttaatgggTTTTACCATATCGACAGGAAAtcagaaattagaaaattagaaaagtagaaaattagaaaacaaatatgcaataatgcaaaagaaataatgatagtttcaataaataatttcttttggtgAAAATTTAACATATCAATTCCcgcttaataataataatcagaaTTATTGGTTTAACGTTATTCATATTCGTTGAACATTTCGATtgtgtacagggtgtctcagaattagtgtaagaactaaaaaaaaacaaatacaataacttccctataaatcgggaagttaaaaatatatatacatgtcgaattgagtaacctcctccttttcaaagtcggttaaaaatagaaggtagctgagacgattctgaacaacaatttccgtTGCAGAAATGTCGGatgatgcttcgtttttgaattattaacgaaaaaccatcgaccaatcacagcgctcgAGTAGCGCGCGCCCAACCGGCTACGCCGGCATCTTTACTCTCGCAGCTGAGCGCGCACTACTcgagcgctgtgattggtcgatgatttttcgttaataattcaaaaacgaagcaccaccCAACATTTTTGCGAAGgcaattgttgttcagaatcgtctcagctacccccttATTttcggttcttacactaattctgggacaccttTTTGTATAAGGTGTTTTGTTTAAAGCGGAACAGTTCAGTACTTTATTCGAAGACGAAGTTcagtataaaaatgtttttacaaaaggTATTTGGTACGACGTCAACGATTCAAATTATACaatgttaataattctttttgtaaatgaaatggTGATTTAaggaacaaattaatattcctaatatataaatatttaagatGCAAGAGTTACGTGGGACACTCTATACataaagtacaaaattaatataaagatGTTTAATTCTGTTATGTATAATGAAGAAAGAGATTTTTAGGTAAAAGTActaaattgaagtaaaaattaatgtccCCTacaacattaataattatttctatatacagTGTGTTACAGTTTAATAATGTAGTTACTAAATAAGTTAAGTTAAGTTAAGTTAAGTTAAGTTAAGTTAAGTTAAGTTANNNNNNNNNNAAGTTAAGTTAAGTTAAGTTAAGTTAAGTTAAGTTAAGTTaagttaatatataaaatatagttattaaatatagtaacaattaaaatgaagaaaacaatttccttcttttcttcttttgttattatctTCTAATCTACAGATCGTCTtccttaattaataataaaactcatTCTACCTGCATTAAAAGTGCGTGGCCATTATGCACCGGATTCCTAAGTTGAAAAGCAAAAATAACGTCGGCGCCCATCGCTTTGCACTTTTCCCGAATTTCGTTGGGAGTGAGTCTGTACTGGTCGAGACCGTCGTTCCACCTAATTCTTTCGAAAACCTCCAGTTCCCCTCCGACTAGCCAATCCCCGGATTTCTGAATAATCCTAACGTAAGGGTGGCCAGGATCGTTCGTACCGAATTCTCTGCAACACctgttacaaattattttttaatagagaCCTAAAACTGCaacgaataaattctatttactgTATTCgcataatatatttaagtgTTTTGTCGTTcgtaatatatttgaatagtgaagttctattgaaaaattgtccaGACAAAAAGTGATTAGTTTTAAGGGTACGAATATATACGGGAATGACTTTATGAAACGTCGAATACAGATAAAAATGCGAAAGTTATCCGACGGATGAAACTGTCTGCAGATAAAACAGGACGTTTTATCCGTCGAATACTGATACAAATGTGATAGTTATCCGACGGATGAAACTGTCTGCAAATAAAACAGGAAATTTTATCCGTCGAATACAGATACAAATGTGAAAGTTATCCGACGGATGAAACTGTCTGCAGATAAAACAGGACATTTTATCCGTCGAATACAGACGCAAATGTGAAAGTTATCCGACGGATGGAACTCTCTGCAGATATACAGAACAGTTTATCCGTCGAATACGTTTTCTTTCAAAGAATACTTTTACCCGTTATACGACGAATAAAGATAGCTTAAATAATCTTTATCCGTCGAATACGtttacttcgaataaataattttatctgaTAAAGATCATTTAAGTTATCTTTATCCGTCAAATACatttacttcgaataaatttttttattcgacagtcatcgaataaagataaaaatagaatatctatattcgattttctatttaaataatgtttttatctagataatgCCCATCTCTGCGTCTCTGGTATCCATTCCCTTGTTAgacaaaacgaaaatttctttaaatcacAAAATGGCTGAAATATTCTAATACCTTTCTTCCTTTCTATGTGCAAAAAATTCTGGTGCCCTTAAAATTGCAATGAGTCGACCTTGATGCTTTAGACTGAGTACCGTCGAGCCGCTGCATCTCTCCTTTTGATCCGTCGTAATCGCAAGAACAATCGGTATCGACTGATTAACGACACTTCCATTTTGTTCCAAGACTTTAAAATGCTGGCACTGAAAAAAacgttttctatattttctacatttatcaATGTACTGTACCCAAGGTGTTCCATTCAAACTATCCCTTTACCCGAATACCTccgaaaatattgatattataatacaaagaataatgaaatttgttattgcgcaacctttattttttatttccgtttatagcaaagttttcaaaatgttctttattttgtGCTTGACAGTGATACACCTTATTTCCAAATTCACTTCTGACTTTAACATTGAATTTGACATTCtcgtttgaatttcaaagTAGATACCATTCCTTGACATTGAATGAAGAGCATTTTCGAACttcgtattttaaaaattgcaaatttcacaaaaatatacagggtgtcccagaacttCTATAAGAACCGGAagtggggggtagctgagacgattctgaacaacattttcctttgcaaaaatgttgggTCATGCTTcacttttgaattattaacgaaaaacaacggaccaatcacagcgcccgagtagcgcgcgctcaacTAGCCACGCCCCGAGTTGGCGTTGCCAGCCACTCGTGGCTCGAGTCTAGGCTCTCGCGGCTAAGCGCGCGCTgctcgggcgctgtgattggtcgatggtttttcgttaataattcaaaaacgaaacatcatccgacatttttgcaaaggaaattgttgttcagaatcgtctcagctaccccccatttccggttcttacaggaTTTCACcctgtattttattatccttTGTATCGTAAtagatagaaaataaacaaacaattccAATACAAATTAGAAAGTCGTCTATAAAAAggttatcaatttaaaaaatttttttttgtttttttaaagcttctaaacttcttttaaaacttctaaatttttttaaaaacttgtaaACTTCTACTTTTACGCTTTAAACTCTTAAACTTTTACGCCCAATGCTTTTCCTAGAAATGCATCATTTTCGAGATACCTGGGTTGGAAGTTTTCAAATGAACACCTTGGATAAATGAATGTGTTACACTGTAGACTTTACGTAATTGAAACGAATCGTTCTCACCTGAAGGTACTCTTGTTCTCTCATGAAGCCTCTAAGTGGGCTTGCCCAACCTTCAGCGAGTACTTGGACCCATTGCAAGTCGATATTGGTGATCTCGATACcttaaaaatgagaaaacatTAGGTGTGTCACCACATACCTTCGAGTGAAGGACGAAGTGACTTTCAGTAACGTCGCTGGgtatattatgtatgtacaacTTTCTAGTTACCGCTGTCATTCTCAGACTagaacgttttatttatacagatgaaacataacaatttttgaaaaattttgacCACTAGTGAATATGTGCAAGGTTAAAGGAGTTGAAGTatccttgaaaataaaacttacacaaaatattattagagaAATGGAAGcagtatttttgtttaggaatttttaaaaaataatgtttcaagcCGATTTATATGAAACTTATAGAGTTTTTTACTGGATATTTGgtgataacaaataattttgttcaatacaATATTGTACGTGGAAAGTCATGAATATGGGCATGTTCAAAGAACCATTGCAGTCAATGATACGAATTTGCGAAGATTGTAAAGGTTGGAATGTTTgccttaaagaaaaaaaattaaagattttctggtttattctataattacattttcgatGCACCTATAAATCGCGggaaaagtacaaaattgaaaaaatgatgaaagttCAACATGTTCCTAAAATCCTAATTCCAAGTTCACAAGTCATTTTCAGTTTGTAatgcaaattataaaattgttgattaTTTCAACTTGTCTTCATAAACTAATAGTTTTAACAAATATGCGactttctatatatatttctaagcATTTCAAATACAGTTGATATTTATATCTGTTGATATCTCTATCGTTGATAATTTATGGTAATTTCAGCCAATCAAAAAAAGCTGACTATAGtcaaagaaagtaaaattgatCTGAAAACGTACTGGGAAGACTCTCTGCCTCCGTTATGGCGTCCTGAATCCTTTCCTCTTCAACGAACAACTCTTCCACGGCTTTTGGAATTTTCGGAATGACTCCTTCCTTTTCCAAAAGCTCGATCACCATTTTCGTCGACGTTTCGAGATCGTTAACCTCGGTATTAATTACGAGATCCGGTTGACTAGGTATTTCGTATTTCTGACCAACGCCCGTGAAACTCTGAATAGCACCTTCTCTGGCTTTCTTGTACAGTCCCTTACAGTCTCGTGCCTCGCAGGTTTCGATGGACGCTTTTACATAAACTTCGAAGAACTTCAACTCGAACTCGTGGTGAATCTTTTTAGCCAATTTTCGGTCGTCCTCGAAGGGTGAAACGAAGCTGCAAATGGTGATTATGCCGCAGTCGGAGAACAGTTTTGCCACTTCCGCTGCCCTCCGTACGTTCTCTTCGCGATCCTCCTTGCCGAAACTgagatttttgtttaaacctCTGCGAAGATTGTCACCGTCGAGGCTGTACGCTGGAATACCCTGAGAaagtgaattaattttagtgtagctacgtatttattatataatgtctccCTTTTAAGGGTGGCATGATCTCCGCTTACAATCTCacatacattatacatatattatacaatacagGGGGTGCGGCAGAAAATATGACCTCTAAGTTGTATTCATCCTAGCACGAAAGCACTTcaagtttggaattttttctcatttttattcgattctccGTTAAAAAAGGTGcgtgaatgtatttttttcagaattttccaACTTGTTTAACACGTTTGCGCCGGTGTGTACCACCGATGGGTCGCGGTTGACTTTCTCACCGGGAGGCGTGTACCACCGATGGGTCACGGTTGACTTTTTCATCGTACAGCGTGTACCAATGCTGGGTCGCGGTTTACTTTTGACATtggcggcgtgtaccaccgatGGGTCGCGGTTCACTTTCTCATGGGTCGGTGTGTACCACCCATGGGTCGCGGTTCACTTTCTCATGGGTCGGTGTNNNNNNNNNNGTGTGTACCACCCATGGGTCGCGGTTCACTTTCTCATGGGTCGGTGTGTACCACCGATGGGTCGCGGTTGATTTTCTCATGGGTCGGTGTGTACCACCGATGGATCGCGGTTGATTTTCTCATGGGTCGGTGTGTACCACCAATGGGTCGTGGTTGATTTTCTCATGTGGCGATGTGTACCACCGATGGGTCGCGGTTTACTTTTGACATtgggcggcgtgtaccaccgatGGTCGCGCTCGCATATCTATCAGTGTTACCAACCAGTACAGAACGATTTCCTCTGACGCAAGTTAACACCtctaaattttacttaaaaaccccttaaattttatttagaacttgctaaaatattttatttatttatttactacaatttctcataaataaaaatattctatttgaaGTTTAGTTGAAAATAACAGAAGCAGGAACCTGTAGAATCTCAATGAACCGATACTGTTTCTCAACTGTCAtctttgggacaccctgtataagagTCCCAAGGGTGAGAGGGTGTTTAAAAAATCTCTACATAACCTTATTTCAGGAAAGGCCGATTAAAGCCATTCTTAATCTGACAATTCAATTACAGCACACATTTTCCGAAgactaaataattattttttaaaaaataaaaatcgtttgtTTTATGTCAAATAGTAGCGTGTAGCTTGGTTAGTGTAACTGAACCTTTTCTAGTGACAATGAACTATTTAACGCTTTTTACGGAAACTAGCAGAAATCTTATGTAAGAAAGGACAGGAGGTCCGTGAAATCTTATGAATCTTTGCATGGAGAGAGATGATGGTTAAAAATTACCTAAATTGCCTTTAAGTAATTAATGAACAGCCCTTTAAAGTGTTTTAGACCcaagttaaatgaaataataatttttaagaaattaaataatatccaCAGAGTTCATTTACCTGAGAGATAAGATAATTTTCAAGTTGAAACGAGATGGAGGTCTTCCCGGCGCCTGAAAGTCCCGTTAACCAAATAGTACAACCGCGAAATCCTTTGAATCTTCCGTAAGCCTCACCACGTTTCTCTCTGGACACGTGATGCATCTGTTGGGTGACATTTGTTGAGCGGATCTACAAATCGATACATCCGTGGTGTCCAatgttaatagaaaatattttgccgaacatataaatacataaaaaatattgaacgattaaaaaaatatttatgaaatattaaacaaaNNNNNNNNNNTATaaacacacaaaaaaatattgaacgattaaaaaaatatttatgaacgtacaatatataaaaataaatcttgatcttgaaataaacattgaataaattaataagaatttagaaattatgaaagaaataaGTAAGTTGTAAATAGACcatatttaattatggaaTTTTATACTGGAATTcctataataatttaacaaatgattaaatcactaaaatcataaaataaattgattgaaaatagtAGTCTTGTAAATTATAGTTACATATACGTGCAATAATTCGTAACtacattcataaaatttcagGCCATTATTGCAGATTGTCGTAAGAGCAATTAGactcttttaaaaatgtaaaaattgtcgTTAGTAGCTGACTTCACTCTAAAGTGGATCAGGCATCTATGAATGGAACTTTCAAAATTGGAAAAGAACtatgatcatttttataaattagattacactgtatttttaattggaacaCATGTTTAagtgtttttcaaaatgttcCATTCCTTTTTAATCACGCGAAcattaaaaattggaaaagaacAACgaccatttttataaattaatctgcactatattttcaattcgaatacatgtttaaatgtttctcaaaatgttcaattcttttttaatcacgccaagaaaaaagaacattaCGAAAGATTACAATGTAATACCTTATCGACTCTTTCCCGAGGACTCTGTCCTTCCAAAAAAGAATTCATGTACATTCCCATCTTGAAcactatttaaatatcgaattctATACTTTCTAAAAAAgtcttaatttaaattattcgctCAATTTCGTGACACGATTCAACTGTTTACgtaattacaatttgtaaatttctatCAATGAATGTTTACATAGGCCTGTTTACACGTTGAAAAAATAGAACGTGAGAAAACGTATCGATTATGTTTCCGTGTTTTACTTCACGATGACAACAACATTGTTTAGTTATCTAATCACACGAAAGATTACGAAAAAGTCCACGTTTATATGGTTCTGGCACGACTGGCGAGAATTTAAGTTCTGTCCAGCGAGAAAGTAAAACGAAAGTAACTTGGCCCGGTAGTGGGATCGAGGAATTTCACGAGATACGTAGTATAAAAGAAATGAGGAAATGGTAAAAGTATGATAGATATGTTACTGTGATTAATGTAGTAAACACGGTTTTTACGGGTACGATTTCACGTTGTTGTATTTATGATACCacgaaagtaattaataagtCAGAAAAAGTATTTACACGTGGATAGAAGAATTAGTAGGTCAAGTGTtggataataaattatatatcgaaagaaatataatataaagcatttaatcgaaacaaattcCAAGTAACAagtttcactttttaaatactgaaattaatttgcacTAATACTtaaggaaataattgtttcttaaacccagatgtatttataatattaggaaaataattactaGAAAGGAGAAATCTTTTACAcgttgataaaaaaattaataggtCAAgtattcgataataaattatacatcgaaagaaatataatataaagcatttaatcgaaacaaattcCAAGTAACAAACAAATCGTAAGACGAAGTAAATTCCAATGCGTAAAGagttaatgaatttttaagaagTCTTTAAgaagtatttcaaaaaaagcatttaaaaaaaaaaaaaatcgagcaAGCCTAGCGAAAGGTTTAAGGGGCTGCATCCAGAACCTCAAGCTTTAAAAAGTTTCACTTTTTacatactaaaataaatttgcactAATACTTgaggaaataattgttttctaaagcagtatgtatttataatactaGGAAACCAATTACTAAAAAGGAGAAATCAATTACacgttgataaaaaaaaaattaataggtCAAGTGTTCAATAATAAGTTATACATGACTTTATGTCAACTTTACATGACGATGTTGCTTTAAATCATGCaatatttgcataattaaataatttctggaagaaaaaaatataaccgacttcgaaaaatattaattcttcttaaaaaaattatgaaattatttctattttctttatattaaattagattaaatgatatattcaatttctatttcctttatatttatattaaattatattaaataacattttcggaggcggcgcaaaattaaaaattacttacattgaAAGTTATCAAACTTGGTTTAGCTTGTCCAGATACATCAatgaataggaattttgcaataacaatagttataaacaatatagaaattcatacatttttcaaaatgggAACATCATTAAGTCATCTAACATTATATNNNNNNNNNNTGGAATATTCCATCTCGATCGGGTACTTCCTTGCCTAGTTACATCAACAAATAGGGATTTTGCactaacaatagttataaacaatatagaaattcataaatttttgcaattaagaTCATCGCTAAAACCTGTCCGACAGCAAAATGTAAGAGGTTTCGCCGATTTCATCGATTGCAGGCAAAACGTACGTGGAACAGTACGCATTTTGCGacaaaaagtgatataaagtggtaaaaaatgaaacaacgccaaatgtttttttatggaaCCAAGTTGCAGTGATCctctaccagatgcaagaggtttcattccgattggacTAGCTATCCCTTCATAATCGGTGAACAcaccttaaaaataaaaaaaaagtatatatacgTGTTGAATtaagtaacctcctccttttcgaaattGGTTAAAaaggatttttatgcaatgtGTACTTTGGGAGTTACTTAAGATGTAGAAGTTGCGTGGACCACcttgtatacatacatatataatacacgatttcgtaataaataatatgataataaattcaaaattattttttgagtATTAAAACTgttcaacgaataaattaaattgagtaTTAAAACTGTTCAACAAATGATTTcagtgtaaataaattttaaacaagtttcttAACAATATGCCTGTACAaacatttatgtaaaaaaaaaataagtg
This portion of the Hylaeus volcanicus isolate JK05 chromosome 4, UHH_iyHylVolc1.0_haploid, whole genome shotgun sequence genome encodes:
- the LOC128874820 gene encoding bifunctional 3'-phosphoadenosine 5'-phosphosulfate synthase-like isoform X2, which translates into the protein MICQNGTLSLEIKNIRSTNVTQQMHHVSREKRGEAYGRFKGFRGCTIWLTGLSGAGKTSISFQLENYLISQGIPAYSLDGDNLRRGLNKNLSFGKEDREENVRRAAEVAKLFSDCGIITICSFVSPFEDDRKLAKKIHHEFELKFFEVYVKASIETCEARDCKGLYKKAREGAIQSFTGVGQKYEIPSQPDLVINTEVNDLETSTKMVIELLEKEGVIPKIPKAVEELFVEEERIQDAITEAESLPSIEITNIDLQWVQVLAEGWASPLRGFMREQEYLQCQHFKVLEQNGSVVNQSIPIVLAITTDQKERCSGSTVLSLKHQGRLIAILRAPEFFAHRKEERCCREFGTNDPGHPYVRIIQKSGDWLVGGELEVFERIRWNDGLDQYRLTPNEIREKCKAMGADVIFAFQLRNPVHNGHALLMQDTRKYLLEKRGFKKPVLLLHPLGGWTKEDDVPLPVRIKQHQSVLEEGILHQDTILAIFPSPMLYAGPTEVQWHAKARMMAGANFYIVGRDPAGLPHPDKSKTPDGNLYDATHGARVLSMAPGLKSLEIIPFKVAAYDNKKRKMAFFEPERSQDFSFISGTKMRALAKSGENPPEGFMAPMAWKIVADYYKQK
- the LOC128874820 gene encoding bifunctional 3'-phosphoadenosine 5'-phosphosulfate synthase-like isoform X1 yields the protein MGMYMNSFLEGQSPRERVDKIRSTNVTQQMHHVSREKRGEAYGRFKGFRGCTIWLTGLSGAGKTSISFQLENYLISQGIPAYSLDGDNLRRGLNKNLSFGKEDREENVRRAAEVAKLFSDCGIITICSFVSPFEDDRKLAKKIHHEFELKFFEVYVKASIETCEARDCKGLYKKAREGAIQSFTGVGQKYEIPSQPDLVINTEVNDLETSTKMVIELLEKEGVIPKIPKAVEELFVEEERIQDAITEAESLPSIEITNIDLQWVQVLAEGWASPLRGFMREQEYLQCQHFKVLEQNGSVVNQSIPIVLAITTDQKERCSGSTVLSLKHQGRLIAILRAPEFFAHRKEERCCREFGTNDPGHPYVRIIQKSGDWLVGGELEVFERIRWNDGLDQYRLTPNEIREKCKAMGADVIFAFQLRNPVHNGHALLMQDTRKYLLEKRGFKKPVLLLHPLGGWTKEDDVPLPVRIKQHQSVLEEGILHQDTILAIFPSPMLYAGPTEVQWHAKARMMAGANFYIVGRDPAGLPHPDKSKTPDGNLYDATHGARVLSMAPGLKSLEIIPFKVAAYDNKKRKMAFFEPERSQDFSFISGTKMRALAKSGENPPEGFMAPMAWKIVADYYKQK